A single genomic interval of uncultured Cohaesibacter sp. harbors:
- a CDS encoding FkbM family methyltransferase, with protein MVSQNSTWLRLKRRAKKLLAKPGKLYRRHIRKDAFTREVDRWFADHGDETLRLDYPDLTKNSVVFDLGGYVGDFAAAINDKYGCKVYLFEPHPDFYKKCVERFKDNNQIVSLNYGVSDVDGSFELSDSVDGSSFLNCEHEGKQTVRCEVRAFDHVIQDLGVDEIDLMKINIEGGEFPLLEYLAKHEMLSIAKDYQIQFHAFIKGAKSKRDGIIDALSKTHERSWCYTFVWENWHRK; from the coding sequence ATGGTGTCGCAAAACTCAACATGGCTTAGGCTCAAAAGAAGGGCCAAGAAGCTGCTGGCAAAACCTGGGAAGCTCTATCGTCGTCATATTCGCAAGGATGCATTTACCCGAGAAGTAGACCGTTGGTTTGCTGATCATGGTGATGAGACCCTCAGGTTGGATTATCCCGATCTCACCAAGAATTCGGTTGTTTTTGATTTGGGCGGTTATGTCGGAGACTTTGCTGCGGCTATCAATGATAAATATGGTTGCAAGGTTTATCTCTTCGAACCTCATCCGGACTTCTACAAGAAGTGTGTGGAGCGCTTCAAAGATAACAATCAGATCGTTTCTCTCAATTACGGCGTGTCTGATGTCGATGGCAGTTTTGAATTGTCTGATAGTGTTGATGGCTCTTCTTTCTTGAACTGTGAGCATGAAGGCAAGCAGACCGTTCGCTGCGAAGTGCGCGCGTTCGACCACGTTATTCAAGATCTTGGAGTGGATGAAATTGATCTCATGAAGATCAATATTGAAGGAGGGGAATTTCCTCTGCTCGAGTATCTGGCAAAGCATGAGATGCTTTCGATTGCCAAGGACTATCAAATCCAGTTTCATGCCTTCATCAAAGGCGCCAAAAGCAAGCGTGACGGCATCATTGATGCTTTGTCAAAGACACACGAGAGAAGCTGGTGTTACACGTTCGTTTGGGAAAACTGGCATAGAAAATAG